The following coding sequences are from one uncultured Cohaesibacter sp. window:
- a CDS encoding LysE family transporter: MSSVYLQGVLIGLAIAAPVGPIALLCIRRTLRDGWLMGIATGMGAATADGMYGIITATGLAISGVLVSHGDWMRLGGGLLILYLGVTTFLRGFEKQPHDPAAAPSARAPLKAYATTFLLTVSNPATIIAFVGMISGLSKGAESGPHAAYWLVFGVFSGSALWWLILVGFTSLVRERVSDRFMQAVDFVSGGILSLWGIMLMWESAKLWL; this comes from the coding sequence ATGTCCAGCGTCTATCTTCAAGGCGTCCTCATCGGCCTTGCCATCGCAGCACCGGTTGGCCCCATTGCGTTGCTCTGCATCCGGCGCACGCTCAGAGACGGCTGGCTCATGGGCATTGCAACGGGCATGGGGGCTGCGACCGCCGACGGGATGTATGGCATCATCACCGCAACAGGTCTGGCGATTTCCGGTGTGCTGGTCAGTCATGGTGACTGGATGCGGCTCGGCGGCGGATTACTGATCCTCTATTTGGGTGTGACGACGTTTTTGCGTGGCTTTGAAAAGCAACCCCATGATCCGGCTGCAGCTCCCTCTGCGCGCGCTCCCCTCAAGGCCTACGCCACGACTTTCCTGCTTACGGTTTCCAACCCTGCGACGATCATCGCCTTTGTCGGCATGATTTCCGGCCTTTCAAAAGGCGCAGAAAGCGGGCCGCACGCAGCTTACTGGCTGGTGTTCGGCGTGTTCAGCGGCTCGGCCCTGTGGTGGCTCATTCTGGTTGGCTTCACATCACTGGTGCGTGAGCGGGTGTCTGACCGGTTCATGCAGGCGGTCGATTTTGTCTCTGGCGGCATCCTCTCTCTATGGGGCATCATGCTCATGTGGGAGAGTGCCAAGCTCTGGCTTTAA